One segment of Longimicrobium sp. DNA contains the following:
- a CDS encoding EVE domain-containing protein, with product MAKHWLMKSEPEVYSIDDLARDGKTFWEGVRNFQARNFMRDEMRPGDPVLYYHSNADPTGVAGLARVASRGYADPSARDPASEYFDPRAGDDDPRWYMVDVEFEERFPRVITLDELRRTPGLEKMLVINKSRLSVQPVTPDEFRIVTKLGRAG from the coding sequence ATGGCGAAGCACTGGCTGATGAAGAGCGAGCCCGAGGTCTATTCGATCGACGACCTGGCGCGCGACGGGAAGACGTTCTGGGAGGGCGTGCGCAACTTCCAGGCGCGCAACTTCATGCGTGACGAGATGCGGCCCGGCGACCCCGTCCTGTATTACCACAGCAACGCCGACCCCACGGGCGTGGCGGGGCTGGCGCGCGTGGCCAGCCGCGGCTACGCGGACCCCAGCGCCCGCGACCCCGCGAGCGAGTACTTCGACCCCAGGGCCGGCGACGACGACCCGCGCTGGTACATGGTGGACGTGGAGTTCGAGGAGCGCTTCCCGCGCGTGATCACGCTGGACGAGCTGCGCCGGACGCCCGGGCTGGAGAAGATGCTGGTGATCAACAAGAGCCGCCTCTCCGTCCAGCCCGTCACCCCCGACGAGTTCCGCATCGTCACGAAGCTCGGCCGCGCGGGGTGA
- a CDS encoding type II toxin-antitoxin system VapC family toxin: MTLTDAGAIVALLDEDDPYHTRCVRTSGELPPGLLTTWPCFTEAMYLLGKAGGYTYQAQLWSLRRRGFLSLHDLSGKETDRAAELMEKYRDTPMDLADASLMVTAETQGLRRIFTLDHHFRIYRLRGGLALEMVPESAKG, encoded by the coding sequence GTGACGCTCACCGACGCCGGTGCGATCGTCGCATTGCTGGACGAGGACGATCCGTATCACACGCGTTGCGTGCGAACGTCGGGCGAGCTGCCTCCTGGCTTGCTGACGACGTGGCCGTGCTTTACGGAGGCCATGTACCTGCTCGGGAAGGCGGGAGGCTACACGTACCAGGCCCAGCTCTGGAGCCTGCGTCGCCGCGGGTTCCTGAGTCTGCACGATCTCTCGGGTAAGGAGACCGACCGGGCCGCCGAGCTGATGGAAAAGTACCGCGACACTCCGATGGACCTGGCGGACGCGTCGCTGATGGTCACCGCGGAAACGCAGGGCCTGCGCCGGATCTTCACCCTCGATCACCACTTCCGCATCTACCGGCTCCGCGGAGGGCTGGCCCTGGAGATGGTCCCGGAATCGGCGAAGGGCTGA
- a CDS encoding chemotaxis protein CheB → MDQRDIIVIGASAGGVEALRELAAGLPADFPAAIFAVIHFPPYGTSFLPEILTRSGALPARHPKDGDAVTPGTICVAPPDRHLLLEPGVVQLSPGPRENGHRPAADPLFRTAARAYGRRVIGVVLTGNLDDGTAGLAAVARRGGVTVVQDPADAAHPGMPSSALANVRVDHAVPLAEMAALLQRLVAEPVPAPREERVGDELDFEADIAEMEPYALHADIRPGRPSGFSCPECHGVLWEIQDGELVRFRCRVGHAFGPETLLAEQTQEVETALWTAFQALKERAAFARKMAKKMESRGNEFSRRRFMDQAAEADQRASVIREVLRGGGRQTIPQQVANAGEGMD, encoded by the coding sequence TTGGACCAGCGCGACATCATCGTCATCGGCGCGTCGGCGGGCGGGGTGGAGGCGCTGCGCGAGCTCGCGGCCGGGCTGCCGGCGGACTTCCCCGCGGCGATCTTCGCCGTCATCCACTTTCCCCCGTACGGAACCAGCTTCCTTCCCGAGATCCTGACCCGCTCCGGGGCGCTTCCCGCGCGGCATCCGAAGGATGGCGACGCGGTGACGCCGGGAACCATCTGCGTGGCCCCGCCGGACCGGCACCTGCTGCTGGAGCCGGGGGTGGTGCAGCTTTCCCCCGGCCCGCGCGAGAACGGGCACCGCCCCGCGGCCGACCCGCTCTTCCGCACCGCGGCGCGGGCGTACGGGCGGCGGGTGATCGGGGTGGTGCTCACCGGCAACCTGGACGACGGCACCGCCGGGCTGGCCGCGGTGGCCCGGCGCGGCGGCGTTACCGTGGTGCAGGACCCCGCCGACGCGGCGCACCCGGGAATGCCCAGCAGCGCGCTGGCCAACGTGCGGGTGGACCACGCGGTGCCGCTGGCGGAGATGGCGGCGCTGCTGCAGCGCCTGGTCGCGGAGCCCGTCCCCGCCCCCCGCGAGGAGCGCGTGGGCGACGAGCTGGACTTCGAGGCCGACATCGCCGAGATGGAGCCGTACGCGCTGCACGCCGACATCCGGCCGGGGCGCCCCAGCGGCTTCAGCTGCCCCGAGTGCCACGGCGTGCTGTGGGAGATCCAGGACGGCGAGCTGGTGCGCTTCCGCTGCCGCGTGGGGCACGCCTTCGGCCCCGAGACGCTGCTGGCCGAGCAGACGCAGGAGGTGGAGACGGCGCTGTGGACCGCGTTCCAGGCGCTGAAGGAGCGGGCGGCGTTCGCGCGGAAGATGGCGAAGAAGATGGAGTCGCGCGGGAACGAGTTCTCGCGCCGCCGCTTCATGGACCAGGCCGCCGAGGCCGACCAGCGCGCCTCGGTGATCCGCGAGGTGCTGCGCGGCGGCGGCCGCCAGACCATTCCCCAGCAGGTGGCCAACGCGGGCGAGGGGATGGATTAG